The DNA region CCAGTCTCAATGAAACATTGATCTGGAAATTGCCGGGGAATTTTATTAGTATGCCTGTTTTTAGGCTTGACTCATTAGGCATGCTCTTTAGCTTTTTGATTAGTTTAATTGCATTTGCCGTTTCACTTTTTAGCTTTGACTATGTGAAATTCTATGAGAAAAAGGCGAATTTAGCCGTTTTTGCTTCACTCTTTAATGCTTTTATTCTCTCCATGCTTCTTGTTGTTGCCAGTGATGGCGTTTTCTCTTTTATGCTTTTATGGGAACTAATGACACTCATCTCTGCACTTTTAATTTTAGTTAACGATGGGAAGGGTGCCTCTAAAAACGTGATGATTTATTTGGGAATTGCTCAAATTGGAGCATTCTGTTTAATGGTTGCCCTTATCATCATGGCAAGTTTTGCAGGTAGTTTTGAATTTAGTAAATTTGATGAACTAAACATTGGTTTTGGTATGAGTCTTACCCTCTTTATCTTACTACTTATTGGTTTTGGCTCTAAAGCAGGTATGTTTCCTTTCCATGTCTGGTTACCGCTAGCATATTGCCAATCTCCCTCTAATGCCTCTCTGCATTGATGAGTGGCGTTATGATCAAAGTAGCACTTTTTGCCTTTATCAAATTTTCACTTCTTCTTCCACAGCTTGTTCAATTTGGCTATATTTTACTGCTTTTTGGTGCACTTAGTTGCGTCTTTGGTGTACTGTATGCTGCAATTTCCAATGACTATAAAGCATCTATTGCATATAGTTCTTGTGAAAATGTTGGCATCATCTTTTTAGGACTTGGAGGAGCCTTTTACGGCCTTGGAGCACATATACCTTCGATTGCCTTACTTGGTTTTGTTGCAGCGCTCTTTCATATCTTAAATCACGCAGTTTTTAAATCATTACTCTTTATGTTGAGTGGTAATATTTATACCGCAACTCTTACAAGAGATATGGACGAACTTGGTGGTCTTCACAAAAAGATGCCTATTACTTCGATTATCTTTTTCGTGGCAGCACTTGCCATTTGTGCACTTCCTCCACTTAATGGCTTTGCTAGTGAATGGATTACCTATAAAACGATGCTTTTAGGTGGTATGGAACAAGGCGTTATGGCGCGATTTCTCTTTGTTATTGCCATAATCGCACTCGGTGTTGGCGGTGCACTTGCTGTCATGGCGTTTGCTAAAGTATATGGAGCTGTCTTTTTGGGACTCCCGCGCGATGCCAAAAGCTTTGAAGGCGCCAAAGAAGTTTCCGGTGTTATGCTACTACCCTTGTGCCTCTTAGCAAGTTTTTGTGTGGGACTTGGTGTCTTTATGAGTGACGTCATTAATGTTTTATCTAAAATTGTTCTAACCTTTATACCTGTCTCAAACGTCAATCAAAATGAATTTATCTCAATGCCTACCATTGTCCTTGTGATGTTACTCTGTGCTATTGTCCCATTTGTTTTACTCTATCTTTTAAAATCAAACAATACGACAACACGTATTACAGATCCTTGGGCATGTGGTTTTATCTACAACAAAAATATGCAAATTGGGGCAAACTCGTTTACAGGAGACATTCGTAAAGCGCTTAGTTTTATTTTAAGATACGAGAGTGAAATGAAGATGGATGGGTATTTTTCAAAAGTCGTCTATACGAAAAAAGTACACGATTTCTTTTGGGACAAACTCTATGAGCCAGTTATTCGATTGATTATGTTAATTGCCGAGAAAATAGGCATTTTTCAAAATGGTCGAACGAATTTTTATGCGGGATATATCTTGGTTTATCTCTGTTTAGTGTTGATTTTTGCATCTTACTATCTGTGAGGACACAATGAGCTTTTTTTACCTACTTTTACAACTTATAGCAGCTATACTGGTCGCTCCACTCTTTGATGGCATGGCTAGAAAGCTAAGGGCGAAATTTCAATCTAGGATAGGACCGAGCATTTTTCAAACCTATCGTGATCTTTTGAAACTTATCAAGCGTGGACGAACAAAGTCACACAGTGCAAGTTTTATCTATCAAATTGCACCTTATCTGATGTTTGCAACAACAGCAGCAATGTTCTGTGCCTTACCAATTACCTACGG from Sulfurospirillum diekertiae includes:
- a CDS encoding proton-conducting transporter transmembrane domain-containing protein — translated: MQTIYTLFFLTSLLSILLYKKPLLAQKIGFGLASVVSLYAAIFFFSSLNETLIWKLPGNFISMPVFRLDSLGMLFSFLISLIAFAVSLFSFDYVKFYEKKANLAVFASLFNAFILSMLLVVASDGVFSFMLLWELMTLISALLILVNDGKGASKNVMIYLGIAQIGAFCLMVALIIMASFAGSFEFSKFDELNIGFGMSLTLFILLLIGFGSKAGMFPFHVWLPLAYCQSPSNASLH
- a CDS encoding proton-conducting transporter transmembrane domain-containing protein produces the protein MIKVALFAFIKFSLLLPQLVQFGYILLLFGALSCVFGVLYAAISNDYKASIAYSSCENVGIIFLGLGGAFYGLGAHIPSIALLGFVAALFHILNHAVFKSLLFMLSGNIYTATLTRDMDELGGLHKKMPITSIIFFVAALAICALPPLNGFASEWITYKTMLLGGMEQGVMARFLFVIAIIALGVGGALAVMAFAKVYGAVFLGLPRDAKSFEGAKEVSGVMLLPLCLLASFCVGLGVFMSDVINVLSKIVLTFIPVSNVNQNEFISMPTIVLVMLLCAIVPFVLLYLLKSNNTTTRITDPWACGFIYNKNMQIGANSFTGDIRKALSFILRYESEMKMDGYFSKVVYTKKVHDFFWDKLYEPVIRLIMLIAEKIGIFQNGRTNFYAGYILVYLCLVLIFASYYL